A region of Candidatus Roizmanbacteria bacterium DNA encodes the following proteins:
- a CDS encoding GIY-YIG nuclease family protein, whose protein sequence is MKNYYVYIMASGSGTLYIGMTNDLERRVYEHKHNIIEGFSQKYSCHKLVYYEQYQEVTDAIEREKQLKKWRRSKKEFLISKQNPAWVDLGQEWK, encoded by the coding sequence ATGAAGAATTATTACGTCTACATCATGGCGAGTGGGTCCGGAACCCTGTATATTGGTATGACAAATGATCTTGAACGCCGGGTATATGAACACAAACATAACATAATAGAAGGGTTTTCACAGAAATATTCATGTCACAAATTGGTGTATTATGAGCAATATCAGGAAGTGACAGATGCCATAGAGCGGGAGAAACAGCTCAAAAAATGGCGAAGATCAAAAAAGGAGTTCCTTATAAGTAAACAAAATCCGGCTTGGGTTGATCTGGGACAAGAATGGAAGTAA
- the dnaB gene encoding replicative DNA helicase encodes MANQSSFYKTPPSDSEAEKSALGAVLIDSSAVSLIAEYLRPEHFYSREHQLIYQGMLDLFEKQQPIDVVTLKNRLTTNGTLKDAGGAKYLTELLNSVPTSAYVEQYAHIVKAMYTKRKLIEVASRSVENAFENKGDIQELIDNVEASIFSLAQEYQHRDFIPMKEILSESFAKLEEFMKTGKTNSGIPTGFTALDNKLAGLHKSNLVILAARPGVGKTTFALNIALHAALKEKKPVGFFSLEMSKEELVDRLLVGQADIDAWRLKTGKLTEDDTKKLVNAMGELSEAQIFIDDTPGLSILEMRTKARKLKAEKGLDLLVVDYLQLANGGKKFESRVQEVSYISQGLKNLARELQIPVLSLSQLSRAVEQRGDKKPMLADLRESGAIEQDADVVMFIYAEDEGDDLLDSSQRMVKVSVAKHRNGSTGEIDLMFRGDRVRFYSVEKSMEL; translated from the coding sequence ATGGCCAATCAATCCAGCTTTTATAAAACACCGCCTTCAGACAGCGAAGCGGAGAAATCGGCACTGGGTGCAGTGCTTATTGACTCCTCAGCCGTATCTCTCATCGCAGAATATTTGAGGCCGGAGCATTTTTACAGCCGTGAACACCAACTGATATATCAGGGAATGCTTGATCTGTTTGAAAAGCAGCAGCCGATTGATGTTGTCACACTCAAAAACAGGCTTACGACAAACGGCACACTGAAAGATGCTGGAGGTGCAAAATACCTGACAGAGCTTTTAAATTCAGTACCAACATCCGCATATGTTGAACAATATGCTCATATTGTTAAAGCAATGTATACAAAACGGAAACTGATTGAAGTAGCCTCCCGATCTGTAGAAAATGCATTTGAAAATAAAGGGGACATTCAGGAGCTTATTGACAACGTTGAAGCCTCAATTTTTTCACTTGCACAGGAGTACCAGCACCGTGACTTTATCCCCATGAAAGAGATTTTAAGTGAGAGTTTTGCCAAGCTGGAGGAATTCATGAAAACCGGTAAAACCAACAGCGGAATTCCGACGGGATTTACTGCATTGGACAATAAACTTGCGGGTTTGCATAAATCAAATCTGGTCATCCTGGCTGCCCGACCCGGTGTGGGAAAAACGACATTTGCTCTTAATATTGCCCTGCATGCCGCGTTGAAAGAAAAAAAGCCGGTAGGATTTTTCTCACTGGAAATGAGTAAAGAAGAACTGGTGGATCGTCTGTTGGTTGGGCAGGCAGATATTGATGCATGGCGGCTGAAAACGGGAAAACTTACGGAAGATGATACCAAAAAACTGGTGAATGCAATGGGGGAGCTTTCCGAAGCACAAATCTTTATTGACGATACTCCGGGTTTATCTATATTGGAGATGCGTACAAAAGCCCGAAAGCTAAAAGCCGAGAAAGGTTTGGATCTTCTGGTAGTCGACTACCTGCAGCTTGCAAACGGCGGAAAAAAATTTGAATCCCGCGTCCAGGAAGTGTCTTATATTTCACAGGGTCTGAAAAATCTTGCCCGTGAACTCCAGATACCGGTACTGTCGCTGTCTCAGCTGTCGCGTGCGGTAGAGCAGAGAGGTGATAAAAAGCCGATGCTTGCTGATCTTCGCGAATCCGGAGCAATCGAACAGGATGCTGACGTTGTCATGTTTATTTATGCCGAAGATGAGGGGGATGATTTACTTGACT
- a CDS encoding DUF11 domain-containing protein, translated as MKYIYIAIAFLLITAPAVSAGNGQYGQYGQYGGGAPERSIMVDKMVATGQKTKGGQQTFVDNLLPSDPRFAPNTQVTFQIKVKNTSDVTLKNVTVRDILPTFVDAVEGPGEYDANSKTISWTYSELKSGEEKIERVIAQIKPQNQLPADKGLMCMTNKAVVTADNATDEDTSQFCVEKQVVTSEGTAPTATPEAGAPLLIIGALNLLGLAGGIALRKRV; from the coding sequence ATGAAATATATTTATATCGCAATCGCATTTTTGCTTATCACTGCTCCTGCTGTATCTGCAGGCAACGGTCAGTATGGTCAATACGGCCAATACGGCGGCGGTGCTCCTGAGCGCAGTATCATGGTTGATAAAATGGTCGCAACAGGTCAGAAAACCAAAGGCGGTCAACAGACATTTGTCGACAACCTTTTACCTTCTGATCCCCGATTTGCACCGAATACTCAGGTTACGTTTCAGATTAAGGTGAAAAATACTTCAGATGTAACGCTTAAAAATGTGACCGTTCGGGACATTCTGCCTACATTTGTAGATGCAGTCGAAGGTCCCGGAGAGTATGATGCCAATTCAAAAACAATTTCGTGGACTTATTCTGAACTGAAAAGCGGAGAGGAAAAAATTGAGCGTGTTATCGCTCAGATAAAACCTCAAAATCAGCTTCCTGCTGACAAAGGTCTTATGTGTATGACCAATAAGGCTGTCGTAACTGCTGATAACGCAACTGACGAAGATACGTCACAGTTCTGTGTAGAAAAACAGGTTGTCACGTCTGAAGGAACTGCGCCGACAGCAACACCTGAAGCCGGAGCTCCCCTTCTGATAATCGGAGCCCTCAACCTTCTGGGACTTGCCGGAGGTATCGCTCTGAGAAAAAGAGTATAA
- a CDS encoding Hsp20/alpha crystallin family protein, giving the protein MANLKLSSPLARMMFRPVFSEWDEDWPQPAMTEGLDIYEEDDTVVVKAAVPGVPAENVDVEYENGVLHIHARYEESQEEKEKKTVVYRQDRVSSFDYSTTLPRTIDPQTMEAHVEDGVIRVSAKVAEEAKRKRIPVKALGGGSKK; this is encoded by the coding sequence ATGGCAAATCTGAAACTATCTTCACCGCTTGCCCGTATGATGTTTCGACCGGTCTTTTCAGAGTGGGATGAAGATTGGCCGCAACCAGCTATGACAGAAGGGCTTGATATATATGAGGAAGATGATACAGTGGTCGTAAAAGCTGCTGTTCCTGGTGTCCCAGCAGAGAATGTTGATGTCGAGTATGAAAACGGGGTACTTCATATACATGCCAGATATGAAGAATCTCAGGAAGAGAAAGAAAAGAAAACTGTGGTATACCGACAGGATCGAGTTTCATCGTTTGATTACTCAACCACCCTTCCACGCACTATCGATCCGCAAACTATGGAAGCACACGTAGAAGACGGTGTTATTCGAGTGAGCGCCAAAGTAGCAGAGGAAGCCAAACGGAAACGTATTCCTGTCAAGGCGCTGGGCGGCGGAAGCAAGAAATAA
- a CDS encoding MBL fold metallo-hydrolase produces the protein MDIKYLGHSSFFIKTKQAKIVTDPYSAESTGMKFPKTEADIVTVSHDHRDHNYIEGIKGEPLVLTWPGEYEKNEVRITGFSTFHDAKEGTERGANVMYKFEDNEISLLHCGDLGHLLNDEITEQIGAVDILMVPVGGFFTINAEDAVKVINQIEPSMVIPMHYNHPGLNQETFANLQDLATFLKAIGAEDVQPIDKITVKKDQLNPESTQVVVLSI, from the coding sequence ATGGACATCAAATATCTTGGACACTCATCTTTCTTCATAAAAACCAAACAGGCAAAAATCGTGACTGATCCTTATAGCGCGGAAAGCACCGGTATGAAATTCCCCAAAACTGAGGCAGATATCGTGACTGTTTCGCATGATCACAGAGACCACAATTATATTGAAGGCATAAAAGGGGAACCTTTGGTACTCACCTGGCCGGGAGAATATGAAAAAAATGAGGTGCGTATCACCGGTTTCAGTACCTTTCATGACGCAAAAGAAGGCACCGAACGCGGTGCAAACGTGATGTACAAATTCGAAGATAATGAGATTTCACTTCTTCATTGTGGAGATCTCGGTCATCTTCTAAATGATGAAATTACCGAGCAGATAGGGGCCGTTGATATACTTATGGTTCCCGTCGGTGGATTTTTCACGATAAATGCCGAAGATGCAGTCAAAGTCATAAACCAGATTGAGCCTTCCATGGTGATCCCGATGCACTACAATCATCCGGGATTGAATCAGGAGACATTCGCAAATCTTCAGGATCTTGCCACGTTTCTCAAAGCAATCGGAGCGGAAGATGTGCAACCGATAGATAAAATAACCGTAAAAAAAGACCAATTAAACCCCGAAAGTACTCAGGTAGTTGTGTTGAGTATTTAA